One Ostreibacterium oceani genomic region harbors:
- a CDS encoding putative Ig domain-containing protein, which yields MKLKSFFAILSLSLPFSSFAYELFELKVAVKADGVNAVEAIQLPIQAQGNTFPNNLLVTFQNNLSSDGKAIWRIDNNTGNDLANIQALNYVDLEIEEAQNTFFNETATLSALTLPDSPTIIADYSPQPANQWMADEPGYNGGTLLGAYDSFNLSDANEQGATAEDIAVLFQHDITEVKAGDAFYIEVRVSESETDKGIKQVDEASTQNYYINSIAYVKGALSLIPPVVTITAPTTLSTTNITDTTIKVTDDVGILVADVIIDSGTTAGYSGFNCTQTSPTEVDCIVTITSTGDLVVKGTDSDSLSDTDSESYNITAAATNPPVVIITAPTTNSTTEITDSTIKVTDDVGVLVADVIVESTTTTGYRDFACVQTSPTEVDCTITITSSGNLIVKGIDSDGLIDSDTARYIIGASGSTRVQKIPASSLWGLIAITVIMVFVSMKNVRMRSKFISLVLVLLLATTLFPNSANAESIDNRGKDFWVSFMKNYNNAGVAKLFAASAENGSVTVEVAALDFKETFGLIGGSVTPIILPDEVMLDGAGIKFEMGIHVTSDVDISLYGISQLQFTTDAFQAIPVPKLGTEYFMAGYTKNGSFPPEFAIIATEDDTVVDFEFNELSKLNGENPTFTQRLNKGDIYYFEYAVEDITGTKIISDKPVSVFSGNNCVNIPRDRWACDHIVEQVPDITRWGKDFLLAPLALRKNGDTIRVLAQADDTKLYVNYSHLYTLSKGEYYEFIANKASYIKTSKPSLVMQYANSQQFDGVQADPFMMLVTPVNQYTNDYLIATPSGSFADDEGGKNFINVIVRDSDKGSVLLNGQSVDSTLFKPVENTEYVYAQLPISDAQHTLTADIAFGASVYGFSTFESYGYPGGSSYLNSDVTVNPESCLSHLNIRNKPGKIQVLWPNADAAKYQITRSSSYDGTFSQVAENASDVLTFLDKDVLDQTNYFYQVTQLDSLGIPRCRSAKIVGYPPNFGKSFNLAPIITSTPPNDTQVRTPFTYQMSVNDVENSALTYELLASPDESAALNANGLLSWQPETPGEYLFALLVTDADGAKALQEFILEVYDPNRPPMITSSPVLSAMSSERYQYQVIATDPDSDALTYSMKASNNAIKIAETTGLITWDVPPSTQGAYPIEITVTDANGASVKQNYSLYINKDLPPRYTSTIVREGTTGVPYVYRITATDPEGAKVKFFFPYGAPEGMAIDANTGEINWSNPIAGTYTVTVIATDGVNNVPQSFNLTITNPTDETLTITSTPETRWTAAESYSYQVTVENAFNAPTYSLIVRNDATPIRIDESSGLVTWDYPITGSYQIQITVNDGKNIVTQNYSLSVSRSEIATNKLPPEITSTPATIHKIGTQYNYSIRAIDPEGQRLTYGLVSGPEGMNISGQNIYWRTPLKGDHLIEIKVSDGGFDVTQSYTLTVIEEQTENQPPEFADFPTGTTIEPNQPFSYQVMATDADNDSLTYYFNGGNAPSGMTINSSTGLISWSGNDEITQYRVQVAVSDGKSIVYKSFNLYIRATNKFPIFDSRPTIAIAEGDTWRYDADATDPEGETVTYFFDGEVPAGMTINSITGVVEWPNVTGGMHSVTIVATDGVNQTKQRVRLTVGSGKGSAPEITSEPMTIGKVGDAYVYQVVANDDDGNTLTYSLLQAPSGMTIDSVGGLVSWETPQSGTYTVTISVYDGFYRVTQSYTLVINAVDGNQPPVITSTYPSAVMAGNIYSYQVQATDPDDDLLSYRLENAPAGMAVNAGGLVSWQTAAGDVGNYEITIIVSDGVSETRQTIYVEIRERVEISEELKKAVAWLKTQQQADGTVTSDTTIATPYQTTDEAFRAAELIGESFLDREIRSYLANADIDTTEHIARRALYQVENNVPYTNSINRVWARYIDSATVQKNVAGYTDFDNGDVNIVDTAYALLAQAKTSKKNDQVQGAVNYLRSQQNNDGSFGMPNNQPDMYVTSIALRALVAYKNTYALNNEITLARNYLMQNYNSIRNSVHQFWQKPHVLLTLYDALPDKAVLASQVDELKSRQHRIGYWLNQEPFGTALAIQAIYKFEQ from the coding sequence ATGAAGCTCAAATCTTTTTTTGCTATACTTTCGCTTAGTTTGCCATTTTCATCTTTTGCTTATGAGTTGTTTGAATTAAAGGTTGCCGTAAAAGCAGATGGAGTAAACGCCGTTGAGGCAATTCAATTACCGATACAGGCCCAAGGAAATACGTTCCCTAATAATCTACTGGTCACCTTTCAAAATAATTTAAGTAGTGATGGTAAAGCGATATGGAGAATCGATAATAATACCGGCAATGACCTAGCTAATATTCAAGCCTTAAATTACGTTGATCTAGAAATCGAAGAAGCACAAAATACCTTCTTTAACGAAACGGCTACTCTATCTGCGTTGACCTTACCTGATAGCCCGACGATTATAGCAGACTATTCTCCGCAACCGGCCAATCAATGGATGGCGGACGAACCCGGCTATAACGGTGGGACATTATTAGGTGCTTATGACAGCTTTAACCTAAGCGATGCTAACGAACAAGGGGCAACCGCCGAAGATATTGCCGTGTTATTTCAGCATGACATTACCGAAGTGAAAGCTGGGGATGCGTTTTATATCGAAGTCCGTGTGAGTGAAAGCGAAACGGATAAAGGAATTAAACAAGTTGATGAAGCGTCAACGCAAAATTACTATATTAACAGTATTGCTTACGTTAAAGGCGCTCTTTCATTAATCCCACCGGTGGTAACGATTACCGCACCGACAACCTTGTCGACAACGAACATTACCGATACCACGATTAAAGTAACTGACGATGTAGGAATTCTCGTTGCTGATGTCATCATAGATAGTGGCACAACAGCCGGATACAGTGGCTTTAATTGTACACAGACATCTCCTACAGAAGTCGATTGTATAGTTACGATTACCTCAACTGGTGACCTTGTTGTTAAAGGCACCGACAGCGATAGCCTAAGTGATACCGATAGTGAAAGCTATAACATTACCGCAGCAGCAACCAACCCGCCGGTGGTCATTATAACGGCACCAACGACGAATTCAACTACCGAGATTACTGATTCTACGATTAAAGTGACTGATGATGTTGGTGTATTGGTTGCTGATGTGATAGTTGAATCAACGACAACAACGGGTTACCGTGACTTTGCTTGTGTGCAAACATCACCGACCGAGGTTGATTGCACGATTACCATTACATCGAGCGGTAACTTAATCGTGAAAGGAATAGATTCCGATGGGTTGATTGATAGCGATACAGCACGTTACATTATTGGTGCCAGTGGTTCAACTAGGGTACAAAAAATTCCTGCCAGTAGTCTCTGGGGATTGATTGCTATTACTGTCATCATGGTCTTTGTATCGATGAAAAACGTTAGAATGAGAAGTAAATTTATCAGTTTAGTTTTAGTGCTACTATTGGCAACCACGCTCTTCCCAAATTCAGCAAATGCCGAGAGTATTGATAATCGGGGTAAGGATTTCTGGGTGTCGTTTATGAAAAATTACAACAATGCGGGTGTTGCTAAATTGTTTGCTGCTTCAGCTGAAAACGGCTCAGTAACTGTTGAAGTTGCAGCACTGGACTTTAAGGAAACATTTGGCCTTATTGGTGGTTCGGTAACTCCGATTATTCTTCCGGATGAAGTAATGCTTGACGGTGCCGGTATTAAGTTTGAAATGGGGATTCATGTGACTTCGGATGTCGATATTTCGCTCTATGGCATTTCACAGCTTCAATTTACGACAGATGCATTTCAGGCTATTCCAGTGCCTAAGCTAGGAACTGAGTATTTTATGGCAGGTTATACCAAAAACGGTAGTTTCCCTCCAGAATTTGCGATTATCGCTACTGAAGACGATACGGTGGTTGATTTTGAATTTAATGAGTTGTCTAAGCTAAATGGCGAAAACCCTACGTTTACTCAGCGTTTAAATAAGGGCGATATTTATTATTTTGAATATGCAGTTGAAGACATCACGGGTACAAAAATTATTAGCGATAAACCCGTTTCAGTTTTCTCAGGTAACAATTGTGTGAATATTCCGAGGGACAGATGGGCTTGTGATCATATTGTTGAGCAGGTGCCAGATATTACCCGATGGGGTAAAGATTTTTTGTTGGCTCCACTGGCTCTTCGAAAAAACGGTGATACTATCCGGGTGCTTGCGCAGGCTGATGATACAAAATTATATGTTAATTACTCGCACTTATATACTTTATCGAAAGGTGAGTATTATGAATTTATCGCAAATAAAGCTAGCTATATAAAAACCTCAAAACCTAGCTTGGTAATGCAGTACGCTAACTCACAGCAATTCGATGGTGTACAGGCAGACCCATTCATGATGCTGGTCACGCCGGTTAATCAGTATACCAACGATTATCTAATTGCGACGCCATCAGGAAGTTTTGCTGACGATGAGGGCGGGAAAAACTTTATTAATGTGATTGTTCGAGATTCAGACAAGGGAAGTGTGTTATTGAATGGACAGTCTGTCGATAGCACACTTTTTAAGCCGGTAGAAAATACAGAATACGTCTATGCACAATTGCCGATTAGTGACGCACAACATACACTTACCGCCGATATTGCGTTTGGCGCTAGTGTTTATGGGTTTTCCACATTCGAATCCTATGGGTACCCTGGCGGTTCAAGTTATTTGAATAGTGATGTAACGGTTAATCCTGAAAGTTGTTTAAGCCATTTGAATATACGCAATAAGCCTGGTAAAATTCAAGTGTTATGGCCTAACGCAGACGCCGCAAAATACCAAATTACACGAAGTAGCAGTTATGATGGTACCTTTAGCCAAGTGGCGGAAAATGCGTCAGATGTGCTGACTTTTTTAGATAAAGATGTACTTGATCAAACCAACTATTTTTACCAAGTCACGCAATTAGATAGTTTAGGGATTCCGCGTTGTCGTTCGGCAAAGATCGTAGGCTATCCCCCTAATTTTGGCAAAAGCTTTAACCTTGCGCCAATAATTACTTCGACTCCACCGAATGATACGCAAGTGAGAACCCCGTTTACTTATCAAATGTCGGTGAATGATGTTGAAAATTCAGCGCTCACTTATGAACTCCTCGCTTCTCCGGATGAAAGTGCAGCGCTAAATGCAAATGGACTGCTTTCTTGGCAGCCTGAAACTCCAGGTGAATATCTTTTTGCTTTATTGGTAACTGATGCCGATGGCGCTAAAGCACTGCAGGAATTTATTTTAGAGGTATATGATCCAAACCGCCCCCCAATGATTACGAGTTCGCCGGTTTTATCAGCGATGTCGAGTGAAAGGTACCAATATCAAGTTATAGCTACAGATCCAGATAGTGATGCGTTAACTTATAGTATGAAAGCCTCAAACAATGCTATTAAAATTGCTGAGACTACTGGCTTAATTACTTGGGATGTCCCACCATCAACTCAAGGCGCTTACCCAATAGAAATTACTGTGACAGATGCCAATGGCGCATCAGTTAAGCAAAATTACAGCTTATATATTAATAAAGATTTGCCACCTAGATACACTTCGACAATCGTTCGGGAGGGAACGACGGGGGTTCCTTATGTTTATCGTATTACTGCAACTGATCCCGAAGGTGCTAAAGTTAAATTCTTTTTCCCTTACGGCGCACCTGAAGGAATGGCGATTGATGCAAACACCGGTGAAATCAATTGGTCTAACCCTATTGCAGGAACTTATACCGTCACCGTGATTGCAACTGATGGTGTCAATAATGTTCCACAATCTTTCAATTTAACCATTACAAACCCCACTGATGAGACGTTAACCATCACATCCACGCCAGAAACTCGATGGACGGCGGCTGAATCCTATAGCTATCAAGTCACGGTTGAAAATGCATTCAATGCACCGACATATTCACTGATTGTTAGAAATGATGCGACTCCGATTAGAATTGATGAAAGTTCTGGGCTAGTTACTTGGGATTACCCAATTACAGGTAGCTATCAAATTCAAATAACCGTCAATGATGGTAAAAACATTGTCACTCAGAATTATTCGTTAAGTGTCAGCAGATCTGAAATTGCTACCAATAAGTTACCACCAGAAATCACTAGCACACCGGCTACCATACACAAAATTGGCACCCAATACAATTATAGTATTCGAGCAATAGATCCAGAAGGGCAGCGGCTAACCTACGGCTTGGTTTCAGGTCCTGAAGGAATGAATATAAGTGGACAAAATATTTATTGGAGAACGCCTCTTAAAGGAGATCACCTTATTGAAATTAAAGTCAGTGATGGTGGATTTGACGTAACGCAAAGCTATACACTCACCGTAATTGAAGAGCAAACGGAAAATCAGCCACCGGAGTTTGCGGATTTTCCAACCGGAACGACAATAGAACCCAATCAACCATTTTCTTATCAAGTAATGGCAACAGATGCAGATAATGATTCTCTGACATATTATTTCAATGGGGGGAATGCACCTAGTGGGATGACGATTAATAGCAGTACTGGATTAATTAGTTGGTCGGGGAATGATGAAATCACCCAGTACAGGGTGCAAGTCGCGGTATCTGATGGTAAAAGTATCGTTTATAAGAGTTTTAATCTCTACATCAGAGCCACAAATAAATTTCCTATTTTTGATAGCAGACCAACAATTGCAATAGCTGAGGGCGATACTTGGCGATATGATGCAGATGCAACAGATCCAGAAGGAGAAACGGTCACTTATTTTTTTGATGGTGAAGTCCCTGCTGGAATGACAATTAATTCAATTACTGGTGTGGTGGAATGGCCTAACGTAACGGGAGGAATGCACTCTGTCACGATAGTCGCTACAGATGGTGTGAATCAAACAAAGCAAAGAGTGCGATTAACTGTCGGTAGTGGCAAAGGGAGTGCGCCAGAAATTACAAGTGAACCGATGACAATCGGTAAAGTCGGCGATGCTTATGTTTATCAAGTGGTAGCTAACGACGATGATGGCAATACGCTTACTTATAGCTTGTTGCAAGCACCGAGTGGCATGACTATTGATTCTGTTGGTGGTTTAGTTAGCTGGGAAACACCGCAATCAGGAACTTATACAGTTACTATTTCAGTTTATGATGGCTTTTATCGCGTAACGCAAAGTTATACCCTAGTGATTAACGCCGTAGACGGTAATCAACCGCCTGTTATTACATCAACTTATCCATCAGCCGTAATGGCAGGTAATATTTATAGCTACCAAGTTCAAGCTACAGACCCAGATGATGATCTATTAAGCTATCGTTTAGAAAATGCGCCAGCAGGTATGGCGGTCAATGCTGGTGGTTTAGTCAGTTGGCAAACGGCAGCGGGTGATGTAGGTAATTATGAAATTACGATTATTGTTTCAGATGGTGTTTCAGAAACTCGCCAAACAATTTATGTCGAAATCAGAGAGCGAGTAGAAATTAGTGAGGAGCTAAAAAAAGCAGTTGCTTGGTTAAAAACACAGCAACAAGCGGATGGTACGGTAACCAGTGACACTACCATTGCAACGCCTTACCAAACAACGGATGAAGCCTTCAGAGCCGCTGAGTTAATTGGTGAGTCATTCTTAGACCGTGAAATTAGAAGCTATTTAGCCAATGCAGATATTGATACGACAGAGCACATAGCTAGACGCGCTCTGTATCAGGTAGAGAATAATGTTCCTTATACCAATTCGATTAATCGGGTGTGGGCTCGTTACATTGATTCAGCGACCGTCCAGAAGAATGTAGCCGGATATACTGATTTTGATAATGGTGATGTCAATATCGTTGATACCGCGTATGCACTACTTGCTCAAGCTAAAACCAGCAAGAAAAACGACCAAGTGCAGGGTGCAGTTAACTATTTGCGTTCACAGCAAAACAACGATGGTAGCTTTGGCATGCCCAACAATCAGCCTGATATGTATGTTACATCAATTGCTTTGCGTGCTTTAGTTGCTTATAAAAATACCTATGCACTGAATAATGAAATTACGTTGGCTAGAAATTATTTGATGCAGAACTATAACTCAATCAGGAATAGTGTTCATCAGTTTTGGCAAAAACCCCATGTATTATTGACACTGTATGATGCACTGCCGGACAAAGCTGTATTAGCATCGCAAGTCGATGAATTGAAGTCTAGACAGCATCGCATTGGTTATTGGCTAAATCAAGAGCCTTTTGGCACGGCGCTTGCCATCCAAGCTATTTATAAGTTTGAACAATAA
- a CDS encoding transglutaminase-like domain-containing protein gives MMAYPAYGEVERIYDEYKLNQKRIVEVADGESLADIVTEMKKLLTTLNPNKTPEVAAAYEILEMTDPVLKQGESKQRDRLQTLFDALPDKYQAELDGLKAEKAKLEAKNNPELDSVITGIDAQIVQMQANYKQLITLVDAYEDRSFSAKASAFSQSDLLTFINQFDSAPQQQTKNGPTTFKQTFDSISESKPRRKVTQFLSDRATSVAQLKTAETLEKISSNSLLFVEKSLSRPPNFQSPLKDSRLYRGESDEVQLTDRIKEKAAELDYDPVKIYYWVRNNIEFVPTWGAYQTAEHTLGSRQGNAFDTASLLIAMLRASNIPARYVHGTIEVAPEKFQNWVGDFDDIESAATYAGTLGSRVVTLRNRNTNMITAVELEHVWVEAAIDFHPSRGMINKVADTWLPMDASFKQYEYLEGIDVEAVGELNAEQLFNDFQNSGTVNEDEGWVQGLDGGIIEQAQKDAQAKVEAHIERMTDPTVGDVIGGNKVIIKEYPVLGANLENHIVVRGTDYIEVPTNYQAQIGLAMQKVLSSGLIPIPQPDITPNLKYYPLSQFNSEKLILRFTPATEADQAALDALIPEDADSIDDLPSAIGNGINVTPELVLNGEVIMAGQTLAISEEVELGIKARLPNTRNSYPTLSYDVIAGSYLNIPVVGYSVNPYRLLDTRDKVENTQSILESESETQLASLTRDDILGDLVYTGGLGYFAQLHSMNRMLSNQSTDIGRDLVGYGSYGYEPKLRQAGLLAQPTGILPGSMATNVRVHQASWRKSKDEPFTNIDFAMGMNSSLLESAISEQLFCNEEVNPDNNECYGISTVSGLQRAAAQGQKIYQIDKNNREQLANVRMSDENMADDINRAISSGGYAIVPEKAVDGVGRSAIYVYMTYNGQTGNQSWKISGGLNGGDFHLQNALSAILGIAAVMKDSFGTPDVIFEYLNDTKLFDLLGKLFAAFGIIMDFAELAAECGKLLAAAISGLLAAIGYYITTMATLVFASFSTLFLGLALTIIVTGILIPIMLNEMKKFAKNLVCRENE, from the coding sequence ATGATGGCTTATCCCGCTTACGGTGAAGTCGAAAGGATATATGATGAGTATAAACTCAATCAAAAGCGTATTGTTGAGGTCGCCGATGGAGAGTCTTTAGCCGATATCGTCACTGAGATGAAGAAGCTTCTCACGACACTTAATCCGAATAAAACGCCAGAAGTAGCTGCTGCTTATGAAATATTAGAAATGACTGACCCTGTGTTAAAGCAAGGTGAATCAAAACAACGCGATCGTTTACAAACGTTATTTGATGCATTGCCTGATAAATATCAAGCAGAATTAGATGGATTAAAAGCGGAAAAAGCCAAGCTAGAGGCTAAAAATAACCCTGAACTAGATAGTGTTATTACGGGTATTGACGCGCAAATTGTGCAAATGCAGGCAAATTATAAACAACTCATAACGCTTGTTGATGCTTATGAGGATAGAAGTTTTTCTGCTAAAGCAAGTGCTTTTTCACAAAGTGACTTATTAACCTTTATTAACCAGTTTGATAGTGCACCACAACAACAAACCAAAAATGGTCCGACCACTTTTAAACAAACATTTGATAGTATTTCCGAGAGCAAACCACGTCGTAAGGTTACACAGTTTCTTAGCGATCGTGCCACCAGTGTTGCTCAGCTAAAAACCGCTGAGACGTTAGAAAAAATCAGCAGTAATAGTCTGTTATTTGTTGAGAAAAGTTTATCCAGGCCACCTAATTTTCAATCACCATTAAAGGACTCAAGGTTATATCGAGGAGAGAGTGATGAAGTGCAACTTACCGATCGAATTAAGGAAAAGGCCGCAGAATTAGATTACGACCCAGTCAAGATTTACTACTGGGTGCGTAATAATATTGAATTTGTCCCGACATGGGGGGCTTATCAAACGGCTGAGCATACCTTGGGTTCACGTCAGGGGAATGCTTTTGATACGGCATCATTACTCATTGCAATGCTGCGAGCTTCAAACATCCCGGCGCGTTATGTTCATGGGACAATAGAGGTTGCGCCTGAGAAATTCCAAAACTGGGTAGGAGATTTTGATGACATTGAATCTGCTGCCACCTATGCAGGAACGCTAGGTTCTAGAGTCGTGACTTTACGCAATAGAAATACGAATATGATTACTGCGGTTGAGTTGGAGCATGTCTGGGTAGAGGCCGCGATCGATTTTCATCCTAGCCGTGGAATGATTAATAAGGTCGCTGATACGTGGTTGCCAATGGATGCGAGTTTTAAACAATACGAATATTTAGAAGGCATTGATGTAGAAGCTGTTGGAGAGCTGAATGCAGAGCAGCTATTTAATGATTTTCAAAATAGTGGCACGGTGAACGAAGACGAGGGCTGGGTACAGGGACTCGATGGCGGTATCATTGAACAAGCACAAAAAGACGCACAAGCCAAAGTCGAAGCGCATATAGAGCGCATGACCGACCCGACTGTCGGGGATGTGATTGGCGGTAATAAAGTCATTATCAAAGAATACCCCGTACTCGGTGCGAATCTAGAGAACCATATTGTGGTACGCGGTACGGATTATATTGAGGTGCCGACCAACTATCAGGCCCAGATTGGACTAGCCATGCAAAAGGTATTGTCTTCTGGTTTAATTCCTATCCCACAGCCTGACATCACCCCTAATTTAAAATATTATCCGCTAAGCCAATTTAACAGTGAAAAGCTTATTCTACGTTTTACACCTGCAACAGAAGCCGACCAAGCGGCGTTAGACGCGTTAATACCTGAGGATGCTGATAGCATTGATGATTTACCCTCGGCGATTGGCAACGGGATTAATGTGACACCTGAGTTGGTGTTAAACGGTGAGGTGATTATGGCAGGACAAACGCTTGCGATTAGTGAGGAAGTTGAATTAGGTATCAAAGCCAGACTGCCAAACACGAGAAATAGTTACCCTACACTGAGCTATGATGTGATTGCGGGGAGTTATTTGAATATCCCTGTGGTCGGGTATAGTGTCAATCCGTACCGATTATTAGACACCCGTGACAAGGTAGAAAACACCCAATCCATCCTTGAGAGCGAATCCGAAACTCAGCTTGCCAGTCTAACCCGTGATGATATTTTGGGGGATTTAGTTTATACGGGTGGTTTAGGGTATTTTGCGCAATTACACAGCATGAATCGAATGCTGTCGAATCAATCAACGGATATTGGTCGAGATTTAGTGGGCTATGGCAGCTATGGCTACGAGCCGAAGCTCCGACAAGCGGGTTTGTTAGCACAGCCAACGGGTATCTTGCCAGGCAGTATGGCGACGAACGTACGTGTGCATCAAGCCAGCTGGCGCAAGTCCAAAGACGAGCCTTTTACCAACATAGATTTTGCCATGGGGATGAATTCATCGCTGCTTGAAAGCGCGATTTCTGAACAACTCTTTTGTAATGAGGAAGTCAACCCCGACAACAATGAATGCTACGGCATCTCCACGGTATCGGGCTTGCAACGCGCCGCTGCTCAGGGGCAAAAGATTTATCAAATCGACAAAAACAACCGTGAGCAACTGGCTAACGTGCGTATGAGCGACGAAAACATGGCAGACGACATCAACAGAGCGATCAGCTCAGGCGGTTATGCCATCGTCCCTGAAAAAGCCGTTGATGGCGTGGGTCGCAGTGCCATTTACGTCTACATGACGTATAATGGACAAACAGGCAATCAAAGCTGGAAAATCAGCGGTGGACTGAATGGGGGTGATTTTCATCTGCAAAATGCACTTAGCGCGATTTTGGGTATAGCGGCCGTGATGAAAGATAGTTTTGGAACCCCAGATGTAATATTTGAATACTTAAATGACACCAAGTTATTTGATTTACTTGGTAAACTATTTGCAGCTTTTGGCATCATAATGGATTTTGCAGAATTAGCAGCAGAATGTGGCAAGCTATTGGCTGCTGCGATAAGCGGTCTTCTCGCTGCGATAGGCTATTACATTACAACCATGGCAACTCTTGTTTTTGCTAGTTTTTCAACCCTTTTTTTGGGTCTTGCCCTGACTATAATTGTAACAGGCATATTGATACCAATAATGTTAAATGAAATGAAAAAATTTGCTAAAAATCTTGTTTGTAGAGAAAATGAATAA